From Streptomyces asiaticus, one genomic window encodes:
- a CDS encoding carbohydrate ABC transporter permease, with protein MAHAVAKPPRVTRCRTGGPARRLPYLLIAPAGLLMLGFIAYPMLSVLYYSLRNYNVTKPWRNGYAGLDNFTRILTDDPQFWDTLVFSGKWVVTEVLSQLLLGLVLALLVNQTFLGRGLARALVFSPWAVSGVLTTTIWMLLYNPSTGISRYLADAGIGTYGTSVLSDTGTVFWAAVVAELWRGVPFFAILLLADLQSIPRDLYEAASVDGAGRARQFLHITLPHLKDAIILSTLLRGVWEFNNVDLLYTLTGGGPAGQTTTLPLYVANTGINGHDFGYASALTTVAFVILLFCSILYLRLSTFGGEAK; from the coding sequence ATGGCCCACGCCGTGGCGAAACCACCCCGGGTCACCCGGTGCCGTACGGGAGGACCGGCCCGCCGCCTCCCGTATCTGCTGATCGCCCCCGCCGGGCTGCTGATGCTGGGCTTCATCGCCTATCCGATGCTCAGCGTCCTCTACTACAGCCTGCGGAACTACAACGTCACCAAGCCCTGGCGGAACGGCTACGCGGGCCTGGACAACTTCACCCGGATCCTCACCGACGACCCGCAGTTCTGGGACACGCTCGTCTTCAGCGGCAAGTGGGTCGTCACCGAGGTGCTGTCGCAGCTCCTGCTCGGCCTCGTCCTCGCCCTGCTGGTGAACCAGACCTTCCTCGGCCGCGGTCTCGCCCGCGCCCTGGTCTTCTCGCCCTGGGCCGTGTCCGGGGTGCTGACCACCACCATCTGGATGCTGCTCTACAACCCGTCGACCGGCATCAGCCGCTATCTCGCGGACGCGGGGATCGGCACCTACGGCACCTCGGTGCTCTCGGACACCGGGACCGTCTTCTGGGCCGCCGTCGTCGCCGAACTCTGGCGCGGCGTCCCGTTCTTCGCGATCCTGCTCCTCGCCGACCTCCAGTCCATCCCCAGGGACCTCTACGAGGCGGCCTCGGTCGACGGCGCGGGCCGGGCGCGGCAGTTCCTGCACATCACCCTGCCGCATCTGAAGGACGCGATCATCCTCTCCACGCTGCTGCGCGGCGTCTGGGAGTTCAACAACGTCGATCTGCTCTACACCCTCACCGGCGGCGGACCGGCCGGGCAGACCACCACCCTTCCGCTGTACGTCGCCAACACCGGGATCAACGGCCACGACTTCGGCTACGCCTCCGCGCTGACCACCGTCGCCTTCGTGATCCTCCTCTTCTGCTCGATCCTCTATCTGCGCCTGAGCACGTTCGGAGGCGAGGCCAAGTGA
- a CDS encoding carbohydrate ABC transporter permease gives MTAALAEQDTLPAAAATPPPAARGRRRRGSDQGVPRWQIYLPLGLYLLFTLLPFYWMLLFALRPAGSNALVPWPVTGEHFQKVWNERSFGIFFQNSMIVGVASLVMTTAVALAGGYALARFEFRIKRGFMLALLASQFIPGALMLVPLFEIFKNLQMINSLGSVVIAETVFQLPLSIILISGFIKNVPVSLEEQAWVDGCGRFRAFCAVVLPLLRPGLIAVGSFAFVHSWNHFLFALMFLSSQDKQTIPVGLNTLIGADSVDLGALAAGGVIAAVPVVIVFAFIQKWLITGFSAGAVKG, from the coding sequence GTGACCGCCGCACTCGCCGAGCAGGACACCCTGCCCGCCGCCGCGGCCACCCCGCCGCCCGCCGCCCGCGGAAGGCGCCGGCGCGGATCCGACCAGGGCGTACCGCGCTGGCAGATCTATCTGCCGCTGGGCCTGTATCTGCTGTTCACCCTCCTCCCCTTCTACTGGATGCTGCTGTTCGCGCTGCGCCCCGCGGGCTCGAACGCGCTGGTGCCCTGGCCGGTCACCGGTGAGCACTTCCAGAAGGTGTGGAACGAGCGCAGCTTCGGGATCTTCTTCCAGAACAGCATGATCGTCGGCGTCGCCTCGCTGGTGATGACGACGGCGGTCGCGCTGGCCGGGGGCTATGCCCTCGCCCGCTTCGAGTTCCGGATCAAAAGGGGCTTCATGCTGGCGCTGCTGGCGTCGCAGTTCATCCCGGGCGCGCTGATGCTGGTGCCGCTCTTCGAGATCTTCAAGAACCTTCAGATGATCAACTCGCTGGGGAGCGTGGTCATCGCGGAGACGGTCTTCCAGCTGCCCCTGTCGATCATCCTCATCAGCGGCTTCATCAAGAACGTGCCGGTGTCACTGGAAGAACAGGCATGGGTGGACGGCTGCGGCCGCTTCCGGGCCTTCTGCGCGGTGGTGCTGCCGCTGCTGCGCCCCGGACTGATCGCGGTCGGCTCCTTCGCCTTCGTGCACAGCTGGAACCACTTCCTGTTCGCGCTGATGTTCCTCAGCTCCCAGGACAAGCAGACGATCCCGGTCGGCCTGAACACCCTCATCGGGGCGGACAGCGTCGACCTGGGCGCGCTCGCGGCGGGCGGGGTGATCGCCGCGGTGCCCGTGGTCATCGTCTTCGCCTTCATCCAGAAGTGGCTGATCACCGGCTTCAGCGCGGGGGCGGTCAAGGGCTGA
- a CDS encoding Gfo/Idh/MocA family protein, with protein sequence MGTAPEPNEPNEPTEPQEPIPLVLAGARGHGRRHLDNIRRLTAEGKVRLAGVCELAPLTREELGDGLGEPEQSADLAALVTRTGARIAVICTPIHTHADLALAAAERGAHLLLEKPPTPSYAEFTRLSEGLRGYGTACQIGFQSLGSHALPAIRKLMADGRIGAIRGIGAAGAWARDEDYYTRAPWAGHRTLDGRDVVDGVLTNPLAHAVATALHLADADRAEDVAGIELELYRANAIEADDTSCVRIRTTHGTTVAAAVTLCAEEPGEPYVVVHGDRGRITFWYKLDRVRVERDGAPPETTGHPRTDLLDNLVAQLRDGTELLVPPDRTGAFMRVVEAVRTAPAPVPLPADAWRTEPGAGVTARAAERRVVTGIDRLVTAGAERLALYSELRAPWAAPPTEVPHP encoded by the coding sequence ATGGGTACGGCCCCGGAACCGAATGAACCGAATGAACCGACGGAGCCGCAGGAACCGATACCTCTCGTCCTCGCGGGAGCCCGCGGGCATGGGCGCCGGCATCTGGACAACATCCGGCGGCTGACCGCCGAGGGAAAGGTCCGCCTCGCCGGGGTGTGCGAACTCGCGCCGCTCACCCGGGAGGAGCTGGGCGACGGGCTCGGCGAGCCCGAGCAGTCCGCCGACCTCGCCGCGCTCGTGACCCGCACCGGCGCCCGGATCGCCGTCATCTGCACCCCGATCCACACCCACGCCGACCTCGCCCTCGCCGCCGCCGAACGCGGTGCGCACCTTCTGCTGGAGAAGCCGCCCACACCCTCGTACGCCGAATTCACCCGGTTGAGCGAAGGACTCCGCGGATACGGAACCGCTTGCCAGATCGGCTTCCAGTCGCTCGGCTCCCACGCCCTGCCCGCCATCCGGAAACTCATGGCCGACGGCCGCATAGGGGCGATCCGCGGCATCGGCGCGGCCGGGGCATGGGCCCGCGACGAGGACTACTACACCCGCGCCCCCTGGGCAGGACACCGCACCCTCGACGGCCGTGACGTCGTGGACGGCGTCCTCACCAACCCCCTCGCCCACGCCGTGGCCACCGCCCTGCACCTCGCCGACGCCGACCGGGCCGAGGACGTGGCCGGTATCGAGCTGGAGCTGTACCGGGCCAACGCCATCGAGGCCGACGACACCTCCTGCGTACGGATCCGCACCACCCACGGCACCACCGTGGCCGCCGCCGTCACCCTGTGCGCGGAGGAGCCCGGTGAGCCGTATGTGGTCGTTCACGGCGACCGGGGCCGGATCACCTTCTGGTACAAGCTGGACCGGGTCCGTGTCGAACGCGACGGGGCGCCGCCCGAGACCACCGGCCACCCGCGCACCGATCTGCTGGACAACCTCGTCGCGCAGCTGCGCGACGGCACCGAACTGCTCGTTCCCCCGGACCGCACCGGCGCGTTCATGCGCGTGGTCGAGGCGGTCCGCACCGCCCCCGCACCGGTCCCGCTGCCCGCCGACGCCTGGCGCACCGAGCCCGGTGCGGGCGTCACCGCGCGAGCGGCCGAGCGGCGCGTGGTGACCGGCATCGACCGACTGGTCACCGCCGGCGCCGAGCGCCTCGCCCTGTACTCCGAACTGCGCGCCCCCTGGGCCGCTCCCCCCACGGAGGTCCCGCACCCATGA
- a CDS encoding PmoA family protein has protein sequence MTPLTPSNPLTPSTPLTPSLTRRPPCTLLRHEHRVVGTYVHRPELPGTVAPHPYLHPVRTLGGVTVTGLRPAEDPAHLGVSMAIPEVAGWNFLGGSGRRDHHGSQRHLSWLLRDPDGFVEELSWTAGGRQLLLERRTVAVRSLGTECWALDFTSALTNVTGEEIALGGAGHAGGFFWRVPRRPEPAHVFGADGEGEAAVHGRPADWLALATDDWTLVFVGATGATRADPWWVRTGDHPGVGSALTWQRPLPIAPADTVTRRIVTAIADTRLTHPEAARLAAHLSDRGAAV, from the coding sequence ATGACACCCCTGACCCCCTCCAACCCCCTGACCCCCTCCACCCCGCTCACTCCCTCCCTCACCCGCCGTCCCCCGTGCACCCTGCTGCGCCATGAACACCGGGTCGTCGGGACGTATGTGCACCGCCCCGAACTGCCGGGCACGGTCGCGCCGCACCCGTATCTGCACCCCGTGCGCACCCTCGGCGGCGTCACCGTCACCGGGCTGCGGCCCGCCGAGGATCCGGCCCATCTGGGGGTGTCCATGGCCATCCCGGAGGTGGCCGGATGGAACTTCCTGGGCGGCTCCGGCCGACGGGACCACCACGGCAGTCAGCGTCACCTCAGCTGGCTGCTGCGCGACCCCGACGGATTCGTGGAAGAGCTGTCGTGGACGGCCGGTGGGCGGCAACTGCTGCTGGAGCGGCGCACGGTGGCCGTACGGTCCCTCGGCACGGAGTGCTGGGCACTGGACTTCACCTCGGCCCTCACCAATGTGACGGGCGAGGAGATCGCCCTCGGCGGAGCGGGTCATGCGGGTGGCTTCTTCTGGCGCGTCCCCCGGCGCCCCGAGCCCGCGCACGTCTTCGGCGCCGACGGCGAGGGCGAGGCGGCGGTGCACGGACGGCCCGCGGACTGGCTGGCGCTGGCCACCGACGACTGGACGCTGGTCTTCGTCGGCGCGACCGGCGCCACCCGGGCCGACCCGTGGTGGGTCCGCACCGGCGACCACCCGGGCGTCGGCTCGGCCCTGACCTGGCAGCGCCCCCTGCCCATAGCCCCCGCCGACACGGTCACCCGCCGCATCGTCACAGCGATAGCCGACACCCGCCTGACCCACCCGGAGGCAGCCCGCCTGGCAGCCCACCTCTCCGACAGGGGAGCGGCGGTATGA
- a CDS encoding ABC transporter substrate-binding protein: MNPRTRRPHRTATALAATLTLALTATACGDDGSTTGEEGSGKGTITFWDNNGGPRTKIWKQIIAKFEDKNPDITVTYVPIPIANVQSKYDTAIQSGGDSLPDVGGVGTAYLANLVAQGALDPVTDRIGDSALKGKLIKNMVESVRTAGGDDKELYSVPTSANQGTLWYRTDLFKAAKLPAPDSWENFYKAADELTDKGRNKFGFTLRGGAGSIAQALDMMYAQSGISSFWNGGDGADGGDSGHGDKTTLNDPKNVAALEKYIALFKKVTPAADLNNDFAKMVAQFDQGDIGMLQHNLGSYVDHVRLLGKDKIAGIPLPPSRQGAARTIVSNPVDGLGLFKSSKNKAAAWKFIEFAASPEMNSLWNEDVGAIPANVGAADDDWIAKAPPTKAALESLNDPRTKVVQLPYYLPDWNNISKADNEPSFQKVLLGKMTAKAFCDKVAKELNAAQADWKKHRS, from the coding sequence ATGAACCCACGCACCCGCAGACCGCACCGCACCGCAACCGCCCTGGCCGCAACCCTCACCCTCGCCCTGACAGCCACCGCCTGCGGCGACGACGGCTCGACCACCGGTGAGGAAGGCTCCGGCAAGGGCACCATCACCTTCTGGGACAACAACGGCGGCCCCCGCACCAAGATCTGGAAACAGATCATCGCGAAGTTCGAGGACAAGAACCCCGACATCACGGTCACGTACGTCCCGATCCCGATCGCCAACGTGCAGTCGAAGTACGACACCGCGATCCAGAGCGGCGGCGACAGCCTGCCCGACGTCGGCGGCGTGGGCACCGCGTATCTGGCCAACCTCGTCGCCCAGGGCGCCCTCGACCCCGTGACCGACCGCATAGGCGACAGCGCCCTCAAGGGCAAGCTGATCAAGAACATGGTCGAGAGCGTCCGCACGGCCGGAGGTGACGACAAGGAGCTGTACTCCGTCCCGACCTCCGCCAACCAGGGCACCCTCTGGTACCGCACCGACCTCTTCAAGGCGGCGAAGCTGCCCGCGCCCGACAGCTGGGAGAACTTCTACAAGGCCGCCGACGAGCTGACGGACAAGGGCCGGAACAAGTTCGGCTTCACCCTGCGCGGCGGCGCGGGCTCGATCGCCCAGGCGCTGGACATGATGTACGCCCAGTCCGGCATCTCGTCCTTCTGGAACGGCGGGGACGGCGCAGACGGCGGGGACAGCGGGCACGGCGACAAGACCACCCTCAACGACCCGAAGAACGTCGCGGCACTCGAGAAGTACATCGCCCTCTTCAAGAAGGTCACCCCCGCCGCGGACCTCAACAACGACTTCGCCAAGATGGTCGCCCAGTTCGACCAGGGCGATATCGGGATGCTCCAGCACAACCTCGGCAGCTATGTGGACCACGTACGCCTGCTCGGCAAGGACAAGATCGCGGGCATACCGCTGCCGCCGTCCCGGCAGGGTGCGGCGCGCACCATCGTCTCCAACCCGGTCGACGGCCTCGGGCTGTTCAAGTCGAGCAAGAACAAGGCGGCGGCCTGGAAGTTCATCGAGTTCGCGGCCTCCCCGGAGATGAACAGTCTCTGGAACGAGGACGTCGGCGCCATCCCCGCCAACGTCGGCGCCGCGGACGACGACTGGATCGCGAAGGCCCCGCCGACCAAGGCCGCGCTGGAGTCGCTCAACGATCCGCGGACCAAGGTCGTCCAGCTCCCGTACTACCTCCCGGACTGGAACAACATCAGCAAGGCCGACAACGAACCCAGCTTCCAGAAGGTGCTGCTCGGCAAGATGACCGCCAAGGCGTTCTGCGACAAGGTCGCCAAGGAGCTCAACGCGGCACAGGCGGACTGGAAGAAGCACCGGAGCTAG
- a CDS encoding polysaccharide deacetylase family protein, which produces MGRKDRISGLCVSLVGAVCLTLGLSGCGASYDTTSPRSAREHAASDAGHSTPAASKPDVLKKGDGANGKNGTNASVDCAVAKCVALTFDAGPSGNTPRLLEILKREKAHATFFMLGRKHIEKHPDLVRRIADEGHELANHTWSHKILTKTDSDEVRSEITRVQTAVKKLTGRTPLLMRPPQGRTDERVSKICRELGVAQVLWSVTAKDYQTNDSALIEKRVLDQTKRDGIILLHDIYKGTVPAVPGILAKLKKEGYTVVTVSQLMAPAVPEPGKVYRP; this is translated from the coding sequence ATGGGGCGAAAAGATCGAATATCCGGGCTGTGTGTCAGTCTCGTCGGTGCCGTCTGCCTGACGCTGGGCCTCAGCGGCTGCGGTGCGTCGTACGACACCACCTCGCCGCGCAGCGCCCGGGAGCACGCGGCGTCGGACGCCGGCCACTCGACACCGGCCGCCTCCAAGCCGGATGTGCTCAAGAAGGGCGACGGGGCGAACGGCAAGAACGGGACGAACGCCTCCGTCGACTGCGCCGTCGCCAAATGCGTCGCCCTCACCTTCGACGCGGGTCCCAGCGGCAACACCCCCCGGCTGCTGGAGATCCTCAAGCGCGAGAAGGCCCACGCGACCTTCTTCATGCTCGGCAGGAAGCACATCGAGAAACACCCCGACCTGGTGCGCCGTATCGCCGACGAGGGACATGAACTGGCCAACCACACCTGGTCGCACAAGATCCTGACCAAGACCGACTCCGACGAGGTCCGCTCGGAGATCACCCGCGTCCAGACCGCCGTCAAGAAGCTCACCGGCCGTACGCCGCTGCTGATGCGCCCGCCGCAGGGGCGTACGGACGAGCGGGTCTCCAAGATCTGCCGTGAGCTGGGCGTGGCGCAGGTGCTGTGGAGCGTGACGGCGAAGGACTACCAGACGAACGACTCCGCGCTGATCGAGAAGCGGGTGCTGGACCAGACGAAGCGCGACGGGATCATCCTGCTGCACGACATCTACAAGGGCACGGTGCCGGCGGTGCCGGGGATACTGGCCAAGCTGAAGAAGGAGGGCTACACGGTGGTGACGGTCTCCCAGCTGATGGCCCCGGCCGTCCCGGAACCGGGCAAGGTCTATCGCCCATGA
- a CDS encoding right-handed parallel beta-helix repeat-containing protein, whose product MKLRRKRGRHRRRKDRTLPLGSAVIVASAVAGVYLTASPEGASAVPTTLYVATNGSDGNTGTLKSPYRSLEKAFSVAKAGTTIEVRGGTYYPSRTLRSSTSGTPRERVQLRSYRAEKVRLDGSRLGQGSSLVSLAADYWTVSGIELRNAPGGGLVCTSCARNVFQNLSTHGNGDTGLTLRGDDTNDNLIRNLDSYANHDDATGGQRADGIAITHGSGTGNVVTGSRLFHNSDDGLDLWMWASPVTIEHSWAFGNGRNRWHIPYFKGDGSGFQLGAERRDAPSPAHVVRSSAAWANTKSGFDAGGNTGALRLQRTTSFDNWGKGYAVAGSRAQLTRNLALSNGRGSADTGLLAVSRENNWAPGGRTTPPLVTTDPTTALGPRRPNGSLPLTGFLVVMDRTEIGSPMN is encoded by the coding sequence ATGAAGCTGAGACGCAAACGGGGCCGCCACCGCCGTCGCAAGGATCGCACGCTGCCGCTGGGCAGCGCCGTGATCGTGGCGTCGGCCGTGGCCGGGGTCTATCTGACGGCTTCGCCGGAGGGCGCGAGCGCCGTGCCCACCACCCTGTATGTGGCCACCAACGGCAGCGACGGCAACACCGGCACCCTCAAGTCCCCCTACCGAAGCCTGGAGAAGGCGTTCTCCGTCGCCAAGGCGGGCACCACCATCGAGGTCCGCGGCGGCACCTACTACCCCTCCAGGACCCTGCGCAGCTCCACCAGCGGCACCCCCCGCGAGCGCGTCCAACTGCGGTCGTACCGGGCGGAGAAGGTCCGGCTCGACGGCTCCCGGCTGGGCCAGGGCTCCTCCCTCGTCTCCCTCGCCGCCGACTACTGGACGGTCTCGGGGATCGAACTGCGCAACGCCCCGGGCGGCGGCCTGGTCTGCACCTCCTGCGCGCGCAACGTCTTCCAGAACCTGAGCACCCACGGCAACGGCGACACCGGACTCACCCTCCGCGGCGACGACACCAACGACAACCTCATCCGGAACCTCGACTCCTACGCCAACCACGACGACGCCACCGGCGGCCAGCGGGCCGACGGCATAGCCATCACCCACGGCTCCGGCACCGGCAATGTGGTCACCGGATCCCGGCTGTTCCACAACAGCGACGACGGCCTCGACCTGTGGATGTGGGCGAGCCCCGTCACCATCGAGCACTCCTGGGCCTTCGGGAACGGCCGGAACCGCTGGCACATCCCCTACTTCAAGGGCGACGGCAGCGGCTTCCAGCTCGGCGCCGAGCGCCGGGACGCCCCCTCGCCCGCCCATGTCGTACGGTCCTCCGCCGCCTGGGCCAACACCAAGAGCGGCTTCGACGCGGGCGGCAACACCGGAGCCCTCCGGCTCCAGCGCACCACCTCCTTCGACAACTGGGGCAAGGGCTACGCCGTGGCCGGCTCCCGTGCCCAGCTGACCCGTAACCTCGCGCTCTCCAACGGCCGCGGCAGCGCCGACACCGGCCTCCTCGCCGTCTCGCGGGAGAACAACTGGGCGCCGGGCGGCCGGACCACCCCGCCGCTGGTCACCACCGACCCCACCACGGCCCTCGGCCCCCGGCGGCCGAACGGCTCGCTGCCGCTCACCGGCTTCCTCGTGGTCATGGACCGCACCGAGATCGGTTCGCCGATGAACTGA
- a CDS encoding NCS2 family permease gives MARQITDKAPAPPLPGLPLLDRYFRISERGSTLGREVRGGFATFFTMAYILVLNPIILGGAKDKFGEQLSGTQLATSTALVAAVMTVLMGIGGNLPLALAAGLGLNAVVAFQIAPQMSWADAMGLVVLEGLIICALVVTGLREAVMHAIPQALKQAISVGIGLFIAFIGFIDAGFVSRIPGPTGSTPVQLGSDGRLSGWPVVVFCVGVLLTIALMARKAKGALLISIVVSTVLAIVINEIADIRPEAWGLTVPTLPDSVVDTPDFGLLGSFSLFGAFQQVGVVTIVLLVFTLILSDFFDTMGTVVGVSNEAGLLDAEGRVPGLGRVLLIDGAAAALGGAASASSNTSYIESAAGVGEGARTGFASVVTGALFGLALFLTPLATVVPAQAAAPALIAVGFLLMSQVRSIDWERIDIAVPAFLTIALMPFSYSISNGIGAGFISYVVIKTVLGKAREVHWLLWGTAALFVVYFAIDPLERLLT, from the coding sequence ATGGCGAGACAGATCACGGACAAGGCCCCGGCCCCACCACTGCCCGGACTCCCCCTGCTCGACCGCTACTTCCGGATATCCGAGCGGGGCTCCACCCTCGGCCGGGAGGTCCGGGGCGGGTTCGCCACCTTCTTCACGATGGCGTACATCCTCGTCCTGAACCCGATCATCCTGGGCGGGGCGAAGGACAAGTTCGGCGAGCAGCTCTCCGGCACCCAACTCGCCACCTCCACCGCCCTGGTGGCCGCCGTGATGACGGTCCTGATGGGCATCGGCGGCAATCTGCCGCTCGCCCTCGCCGCGGGCCTCGGGCTCAACGCGGTCGTCGCCTTCCAGATCGCCCCGCAGATGAGCTGGGCCGACGCCATGGGCCTGGTGGTCCTGGAGGGCCTGATCATCTGCGCGCTGGTGGTGACCGGGCTGCGCGAGGCGGTGATGCACGCCATCCCGCAGGCACTGAAGCAGGCCATCAGCGTGGGGATCGGGCTGTTCATCGCCTTCATCGGCTTCATCGACGCCGGGTTCGTCTCCCGTATCCCTGGACCCACCGGCTCCACACCCGTGCAGCTCGGCTCGGACGGGCGGCTCAGCGGCTGGCCGGTGGTGGTCTTCTGCGTGGGGGTGCTGCTGACCATCGCGCTGATGGCGCGCAAGGCCAAGGGCGCCCTGCTGATCAGCATCGTCGTCTCGACCGTGCTCGCGATCGTCATCAACGAGATCGCCGACATCCGGCCGGAGGCATGGGGGCTGACCGTGCCCACCCTCCCCGACAGCGTCGTCGACACCCCGGACTTCGGGCTGCTCGGCTCCTTCAGCCTCTTCGGGGCGTTCCAGCAGGTCGGTGTGGTCACCATCGTCCTGCTGGTCTTCACCCTCATCCTGTCCGACTTCTTCGACACCATGGGCACGGTCGTCGGGGTGAGCAACGAGGCCGGGCTGCTGGACGCCGAGGGCAGGGTGCCGGGGCTGGGGCGGGTGCTGCTCATCGACGGTGCGGCGGCCGCACTCGGCGGTGCCGCGTCCGCCTCGTCCAACACCAGCTACATCGAGTCCGCGGCCGGGGTCGGCGAGGGCGCGCGCACCGGGTTCGCCAGCGTGGTCACCGGAGCGCTGTTCGGGCTCGCGCTCTTCCTGACCCCGCTGGCCACCGTGGTGCCCGCCCAGGCCGCCGCCCCGGCGCTGATCGCGGTCGGCTTCCTGCTGATGAGCCAGGTGCGGTCCATCGACTGGGAGCGGATCGACATCGCCGTCCCGGCGTTCCTCACCATCGCGCTGATGCCGTTCAGCTACTCCATCTCCAACGGGATCGGCGCCGGGTTCATCTCGTACGTCGTGATCAAGACGGTGCTGGGCAAGGCGCGGGAGGTGCACTGGCTGCTGTGGGGGACGGCCGCGCTGTTCGTGGTCTACTTCGCGATCGACCCCCTGGAGCGGCTGCTCACCTGA
- a CDS encoding aldo/keto reductase yields the protein MEYVRLGTSGVKVSRICLGMMSYGNPEHRPWQLDIDDARPIVRRAAEEGVTFFDTADMYSVGRSEEITGELLRELFPSRDDYVLATKVYNPMGEGPNDRGLSRKHIMAGIDASLRRLGTDHVDLYQIHRFDHETPLEETMEALHDVVKAGKARYIGASSMYAWQFAKAQHIAEAHGWTRFVSMQNHYNLLYREEEREMNPLCLDQGVGVIPWSPLARGLLAGTRDRDRTGQTVRAGNDPLVERWYADADFSIVDATRAIAEERGVSPAQVALAWLLSRPAVTAPIVGATKTRHLEDAVAAVGLTLDEKEVARLEAPYRPRPIMGHS from the coding sequence ATGGAGTACGTACGGCTCGGCACGTCGGGCGTCAAGGTGTCGCGGATCTGCCTGGGCATGATGAGCTACGGCAACCCCGAGCACCGGCCCTGGCAGCTGGACATCGACGACGCGCGGCCGATCGTGCGGCGCGCGGCCGAGGAGGGGGTGACCTTCTTCGACACCGCCGACATGTACTCGGTGGGCCGCAGCGAGGAGATCACCGGTGAGCTGCTGCGGGAGCTCTTCCCCAGCCGCGACGACTACGTCCTGGCCACGAAGGTCTACAACCCGATGGGCGAGGGCCCCAACGACCGCGGGCTGTCCCGCAAGCACATCATGGCGGGCATCGACGCCTCGCTGCGGCGGCTGGGCACCGACCATGTGGATCTCTACCAGATCCACCGCTTCGACCACGAGACGCCGCTCGAGGAGACGATGGAGGCGCTGCACGATGTGGTGAAGGCCGGAAAGGCCCGGTACATCGGCGCGTCCTCCATGTACGCCTGGCAGTTCGCCAAGGCCCAGCACATCGCCGAGGCACACGGCTGGACCCGGTTCGTCTCGATGCAGAACCACTACAACCTGCTCTACCGCGAGGAGGAGCGGGAGATGAACCCGCTCTGCCTGGACCAGGGCGTGGGTGTCATCCCGTGGAGCCCGCTGGCGCGCGGGCTGCTGGCGGGCACCCGCGACCGGGACCGCACCGGGCAGACGGTCCGGGCGGGCAACGATCCGCTGGTGGAGAGGTGGTACGCGGACGCGGACTTCTCCATCGTGGACGCCACCCGCGCGATCGCCGAGGAGCGCGGGGTGTCCCCGGCGCAGGTCGCGCTGGCCTGGCTGCTGAGCAGGCCGGCGGTCACCGCTCCGATCGTCGGCGCCACGAAGACCCGCCATCTGGAGGACGCGGTCGCGGCGGTCGGGCTGACGCTCGACGAGAAGGAGGTGGCCCGCCTGGAGGCCCCCTACCGCCCGCGCCCCATCATGGGCCACAGCTGA
- a CDS encoding response regulator transcription factor: MSTPPSPLSAPPSPLRLVLVDDERMVRTALRAILSSEPDLEVVGEAGSGAEAVPVVRELRPDVVLMDVRMPDVDGIRATERILGTVPDPPRVIVVTTFENDSYVYDALRAGASGFLLKRARAAELVQAVRVVARSDSLLFPAAVRALAAEHAAARGPDREATARALRERLSEREAVVLRLMTDGLSNSEIAARMAVGPATVKTHVGAVLTKLGVRDRTQAVIAAYESGFVTPG; this comes from the coding sequence GTGAGCACCCCGCCGTCCCCCCTGAGCGCCCCGCCGTCCCCCCTGCGCCTCGTGCTCGTCGACGACGAGCGGATGGTGCGCACCGCGCTGCGCGCGATCCTCTCCAGCGAGCCGGACCTGGAGGTCGTGGGCGAGGCCGGAAGCGGCGCCGAGGCCGTGCCGGTGGTCCGTGAACTGCGCCCGGACGTGGTGCTGATGGATGTCCGGATGCCCGATGTGGACGGCATCCGCGCCACCGAGCGGATCCTGGGCACCGTGCCGGACCCGCCGCGCGTCATCGTGGTGACGACGTTCGAGAACGACAGCTATGTGTACGACGCGCTGCGCGCCGGGGCCAGCGGCTTCCTGCTCAAGCGGGCCCGCGCGGCGGAACTGGTGCAGGCGGTGCGCGTGGTGGCGCGCAGCGATTCGCTGCTGTTCCCGGCCGCGGTGCGGGCGCTGGCCGCCGAGCACGCCGCCGCCCGCGGCCCGGACCGCGAGGCGACGGCGCGGGCGCTGCGCGAGCGGCTCTCCGAGCGGGAGGCCGTGGTGCTGCGGCTGATGACCGACGGGCTGTCCAACTCCGAGATCGCGGCCCGGATGGCGGTGGGCCCGGCCACCGTCAAGACGCATGTGGGGGCGGTGCTCACCAAGCTGGGCGTCCGGGACCGCACCCAGGCGGTGATCGCCGCGTACGAAAGCGGTTTCGTCACGCCGGGCTGA